A single window of Synechococcus sp. CBW1004 DNA harbors:
- a CDS encoding 2OG-Fe(II) oxygenase family protein, with amino-acid sequence MEATALFATPLWSFDYPDRDQLLTWSEHILRLECNDASGLTLTNQGGWHSQTDLLKDPELNRLFRWIAGCTQQAMESIGWDTGRASPCFNNAWAMVNREGHSVRAHLHPNSLFSGVLYLTAPEGSGAIALLDPRAGAQVLLPPLRDPAAGYACGRVLRQPRPGLLLLFPGWLWHEVERSCSSKPRICISFNIGMQPLRSNTDA; translated from the coding sequence ATGGAGGCAACAGCACTGTTCGCGACTCCACTCTGGAGTTTCGACTATCCGGACCGGGATCAGCTGCTCACCTGGAGCGAACACATTCTCCGCCTCGAGTGCAACGACGCCAGCGGCCTGACGCTCACCAATCAGGGAGGGTGGCACAGCCAGACCGATCTGCTGAAGGATCCGGAGCTGAACCGTCTGTTCCGATGGATCGCGGGCTGCACCCAGCAGGCGATGGAGAGCATCGGCTGGGATACAGGCCGAGCCAGCCCCTGCTTCAACAACGCCTGGGCCATGGTGAACCGGGAAGGGCATTCGGTCCGGGCCCACCTGCATCCCAACAGCCTGTTCAGCGGCGTGCTGTATCTCACCGCTCCGGAAGGCAGCGGCGCCATTGCCCTGCTGGATCCTCGCGCCGGGGCCCAGGTGCTGCTCCCACCCCTGCGCGATCCTGCGGCTGGCTATGCCTGCGGGCGTGTGCTGCGTCAACCCCGGCCAGGCCTGCTGCTGCTGTTTCCGGGCTGGCTCTGGCACGAGGTTGAGCGAAGCTGCAGCAGCAAACCAAGAATCTGCATCAGCTTCAACATTGGAATGCAACCGCTTCGCAGCAACACCGATGCGTGA
- a CDS encoding esterase-like activity of phytase family protein → MSALTTGPLSSIDLGGAEIATFSSEHAVALVTGGDNSLRLVNLSSISNPQLLSAFALPAAAQSVAVSGDLVAVALVNPTDKAEEGSILFLRLSGTGEQTTLTALGEVKVGALPDSVAFNAAGTRLVVANEGEAIDSTTTDAVGSISLIDVSSFTAATTDANGFAVTTLGFEAYNNQKVKLGLLGIRLNEGTPGATAAQDFEPEAIAIVGNKAYVTLQENNAIAEVDLASGKLSDIWSLGIKDWSRGTPEASNYAFDLAYTGTRPDFNGNGTVEAGEVIAGGLSGLWYEGKEGTSEFYLTISDRGPQAANIGDRPNDNPNDPNRGEKIFDDPDFAPTVYRLANNDGVVTVVDTISLKVPDGNGGFRLATGIGELPGTDDKAFALKTAGNGIAGDPNQYNVYEQVGWDAFGLDTESINAFTLPGLNGGNPVFAVSDEYRPQVALFDASTGNLIQRFVASNTVFNPSDYAAGRGDVAGYTTFSLPAVYGDRQANRGFEGMAFNPNDGLLYAFVQSPLRPDGYNNKEFIRILAINPLSGEPVHEYLSLLPIEAGQDKIGDAVYDAERDVFLVIERDSELGATANKSITEINLKGATDTLDYTLAQNGKNWADVLGGSTQPELVDLKTTPFGSIADLLDSQGIQMARREELFNLPSVRGADPAFDKAEGLALKPDGSLVFGFDNDFIKVADRADNVLTEVRFIPTPIDTNDRDGQTDDIAVRKLYGLTMADGLDAFSQGGETFIIVVGEGDDRAGDDPNSISTPDKTRAGSLNGADTANLGSRLNLSNTDGDYDGDGVLDQAYAFGSRSFRIYDQNQNLIFDSGNQLEEIAKQLGIYDEGRSDDKGTEPEMVTTQVINGRRYAFMGLERGTTSTVLAYDITDPYQPVYVQALQSQSSISPEGVKFIRDDQSGTGYLMVANEVSGTLEFFRFGDVRSAADQNQFNGGTLPEMMLPVSGSGFRTEALYTIGGGDTGRITGIPDGLGAYRVDDDTIRILINSEIGNDKGYSYLLASGAELKGARINFIEVNNAGQVVSGGLAYDTIYDRNGDLVTDEAQVRGPGISVGGLNRFCSANLVEANTFGPGKGAADRLFLLGEEFTNGTMWILDVNEGELWAAPDLAYGGWESAAMVDTGSTDTVAYFLGDDGPAGEGAPLYLYVGTKKADGNVLERNGLVGGQLFYWKSTTGVRNEDGLAEGGTDAGTWVAIDAQDVSKAGQPGYDDQGYKLAPTLRTEVFNGGGFMGYRVEDVDFNPNDPSQIAFNTTGGGKNDRAGDDKFGSVWTLDVSFNADGTAPATALLKHLYDGDAADNQQLGVRSPDNLAWSADGKIYVNEDRSTPFEGKEASIWKVNATSGDAERILVMNRDAALPAGQTDTEAGSLGAWESSGIIDVSALYGNTPGTDFFFTVQAHGVKGGSIDDQNLVEGGQIVAASAAAPAVEAFMTPSAPGYAVESLYTIGQSVAGFTATGIPDGLGAYRVDDDTIRILINSEIGNDKGYSYLLASGAELKGARINFIEVNNAGQVVSGGLAYDTIYDRNGDLVTDEAQVRGPGISVGGLNRFCSANLVEANTFGPGKGAADRLFLLGEEFTNGTMWILDVNEGELWAAPDLAYGGWESAAMVDTGSTDTVAYFLGDDGPAGEGAPLYLYVGTKKADGNVLERNGLVGGQLFYWKSTTGVRNEDGLAEGGTDAGTWVAIDAQDVSKAGQPGYDDQGYKLAPTLRTEVFNGGGFMGYRVEDVDFNPNDPSQIAFNTTGGGKNDRAGDDKFGSVWTLDVSFNADGTAPATALLKHLYDGDAADNQQLGVRSPDNLAWSADGKIYVNEDRSTPFEGKEASIWKVNATSGDAERILVMNRDAALPAGQTDTEAGSLGAWESSGIIDVSALYGNTPGTDFFFTVQAHGVKGGSIDDQNLVEGGQILRVSNLAQNSDAITGIDAYQGPDVPFLLDLASTGFSAVAAEATASREADFSSRVGFYRVLNENGDVRDAVSGVIYKPGDAGYAAAALAESNRVSDTELSRADDQSASEAIVFNEVNQGLVALYGTVLTTNQTFFSFAAANDDGYNHFKFLAPNKVGFEDLFGGGDKDHDDLIVDLIFDLISG, encoded by the coding sequence ATGTCTGCGCTGACCACAGGCCCTCTCTCCAGCATCGATCTGGGTGGAGCAGAAATCGCCACGTTCTCTTCAGAGCATGCCGTTGCCCTGGTCACCGGTGGCGACAACAGCCTGCGACTTGTCAACCTCAGCTCCATCAGCAATCCACAGCTGCTGAGCGCGTTCGCGCTTCCCGCTGCCGCCCAGAGCGTTGCCGTGAGCGGTGATCTGGTGGCGGTGGCCCTGGTGAACCCGACTGACAAGGCCGAGGAAGGCAGCATCCTGTTCCTGCGCCTGTCCGGCACCGGTGAACAGACGACCCTCACGGCACTCGGGGAGGTGAAGGTGGGTGCCCTGCCGGATTCGGTGGCATTCAATGCCGCCGGCACCAGGCTTGTGGTGGCCAACGAAGGCGAAGCGATCGACAGCACCACCACCGATGCGGTGGGTTCGATCTCCCTGATCGACGTGAGCAGCTTCACGGCAGCCACCACCGACGCCAATGGTTTTGCTGTCACCACGCTGGGCTTTGAGGCCTACAACAATCAGAAGGTGAAGCTGGGTCTGCTGGGCATCCGCCTGAATGAAGGCACTCCCGGAGCCACCGCCGCCCAGGATTTTGAGCCGGAAGCCATCGCAATCGTGGGCAACAAGGCCTACGTGACATTGCAGGAGAACAACGCCATCGCCGAGGTGGATCTGGCCAGCGGCAAGCTCAGCGACATCTGGAGTCTCGGGATCAAGGACTGGAGCCGCGGCACCCCCGAGGCCAGCAACTACGCCTTTGATCTCGCCTACACCGGCACCCGCCCCGATTTCAATGGCAACGGAACCGTTGAGGCCGGTGAAGTGATCGCCGGCGGCCTCTCCGGTCTGTGGTACGAGGGCAAAGAGGGAACAAGCGAGTTTTACCTCACGATCAGCGATCGCGGCCCCCAGGCCGCGAACATCGGCGATCGCCCCAATGACAACCCGAACGATCCGAACAGAGGCGAGAAGATCTTCGACGATCCCGACTTCGCGCCGACGGTCTACCGCCTGGCCAACAACGACGGCGTTGTCACGGTGGTCGACACCATCAGCCTGAAAGTGCCCGACGGCAACGGCGGCTTCCGTCTGGCCACCGGCATCGGCGAACTGCCCGGCACCGACGACAAGGCCTTCGCTCTGAAGACGGCCGGCAACGGCATCGCCGGTGACCCCAACCAGTACAACGTCTACGAACAGGTGGGCTGGGATGCCTTCGGCCTGGACACCGAGTCGATCAACGCATTCACGCTGCCCGGTCTCAATGGCGGCAATCCGGTATTCGCCGTCTCCGACGAATACCGCCCTCAGGTGGCTCTGTTCGATGCAAGCACGGGCAACCTGATCCAGCGCTTCGTTGCCAGCAACACTGTTTTCAATCCCAGCGATTACGCCGCAGGCCGCGGTGATGTGGCTGGCTACACCACCTTCTCGCTGCCGGCGGTTTACGGCGATCGCCAGGCGAACCGCGGCTTCGAGGGGATGGCCTTCAATCCCAACGATGGCCTGCTCTACGCCTTCGTACAGAGCCCTCTGCGCCCGGATGGCTACAACAACAAGGAATTCATCCGCATCCTCGCCATCAACCCCCTGAGCGGCGAGCCTGTGCACGAATACCTGAGCCTGCTGCCGATCGAGGCCGGTCAGGACAAGATCGGTGATGCGGTCTATGACGCCGAGCGCGATGTGTTTCTCGTCATTGAGCGCGACAGTGAACTCGGCGCCACGGCGAACAAGTCGATCACGGAAATCAATCTCAAAGGCGCCACAGACACTCTCGATTACACGCTGGCCCAGAACGGCAAAAACTGGGCTGATGTGCTGGGTGGAAGCACCCAACCGGAGCTGGTGGACCTCAAGACCACGCCATTCGGCAGCATCGCCGATCTGCTGGACAGCCAGGGCATTCAGATGGCACGCCGCGAGGAGCTGTTCAATCTCCCCAGCGTCCGCGGAGCGGATCCTGCCTTCGACAAGGCCGAAGGGCTCGCCCTCAAGCCCGATGGCTCGCTCGTGTTCGGCTTCGACAACGACTTCATCAAGGTGGCCGATCGCGCCGACAACGTCCTCACCGAAGTGCGCTTCATTCCGACCCCGATCGACACGAACGACAGGGACGGCCAGACGGATGACATCGCCGTCCGCAAGCTGTACGGCCTCACCATGGCCGACGGCCTTGATGCCTTCAGCCAGGGCGGCGAGACCTTCATCATCGTGGTGGGCGAAGGAGACGATCGCGCTGGCGATGATCCCAACAGCATCAGCACCCCCGACAAGACCCGGGCCGGGAGTCTCAATGGCGCCGACACCGCCAACCTCGGCAGCCGTCTGAATCTGTCGAACACCGATGGTGATTATGACGGGGATGGTGTGCTCGACCAGGCCTATGCCTTCGGCAGCCGCAGCTTCCGCATCTACGACCAGAACCAGAATCTGATCTTTGATTCGGGGAACCAGCTGGAAGAAATCGCCAAGCAGCTTGGCATCTACGACGAAGGCCGCAGCGACGACAAGGGCACCGAGCCCGAGATGGTGACCACCCAGGTGATCAACGGGCGCCGCTATGCCTTCATGGGCCTTGAACGGGGCACCACCTCAACCGTGTTGGCCTATGACATCACCGATCCCTACCAGCCGGTCTATGTGCAGGCGCTTCAGTCACAGTCCTCGATCTCACCGGAGGGTGTGAAGTTCATCCGTGACGACCAGTCAGGCACCGGCTATCTGATGGTCGCCAATGAAGTCTCAGGCACACTCGAGTTCTTCCGCTTCGGCGATGTGCGCTCCGCCGCTGACCAGAACCAGTTCAACGGCGGCACACTGCCCGAGATGATGCTGCCGGTGTCGGGTAGCGGCTTCCGCACCGAAGCGCTCTACACAATTGGGGGTGGTGATACCGGCAGGATCACCGGCATCCCCGATGGCCTGGGCGCCTATCGGGTCGATGACGACACCATCCGCATCCTGATCAACAGCGAGATCGGCAACGACAAGGGCTACAGCTATCTGCTCGCCAGTGGGGCCGAGCTCAAGGGCGCACGCATCAACTTCATCGAGGTCAACAACGCCGGCCAGGTGGTCAGTGGCGGCCTCGCCTACGACACCATCTACGACCGCAACGGCGATCTCGTCACCGACGAGGCTCAGGTGCGCGGTCCCGGCATCTCGGTCGGTGGCCTGAACCGCTTCTGCTCCGCCAACCTGGTGGAAGCAAACACCTTCGGGCCCGGCAAGGGGGCCGCCGATCGCCTGTTCCTGCTGGGGGAGGAATTCACCAACGGCACCATGTGGATCCTCGATGTCAACGAGGGTGAGCTCTGGGCCGCTCCCGACCTGGCCTATGGCGGCTGGGAATCGGCCGCCATGGTCGACACCGGCAGCACCGACACCGTGGCCTACTTCCTCGGTGACGACGGTCCCGCCGGAGAAGGCGCTCCCCTCTATCTCTATGTCGGCACCAAGAAGGCCGATGGCAATGTCCTCGAGCGCAACGGCCTGGTGGGCGGCCAGCTCTTCTACTGGAAATCGACGACGGGCGTTCGCAATGAGGATGGCCTGGCAGAAGGTGGCACCGATGCAGGCACCTGGGTGGCCATCGATGCTCAGGATGTGAGCAAAGCCGGCCAGCCTGGCTACGACGACCAGGGCTACAAGCTCGCCCCCACCCTCCGCACCGAGGTGTTCAACGGGGGTGGCTTCATGGGCTACCGGGTGGAAGACGTGGATTTCAACCCCAACGACCCCAGCCAGATCGCCTTCAACACCACCGGTGGCGGGAAGAATGACAGGGCCGGTGATGACAAGTTCGGCTCGGTCTGGACTCTCGATGTCAGCTTCAATGCCGATGGCACCGCTCCGGCAACTGCTCTCCTCAAGCACCTCTACGACGGTGACGCTGCTGACAATCAGCAGCTGGGCGTACGCAGCCCGGACAACCTGGCCTGGTCCGCTGACGGCAAAATCTATGTCAATGAAGATCGCTCCACTCCCTTTGAGGGCAAGGAAGCCTCCATCTGGAAGGTGAATGCCACCTCCGGTGACGCCGAGCGCATCCTCGTCATGAACCGCGATGCCGCACTCCCCGCCGGCCAGACCGATACGGAAGCCGGCAGTCTCGGCGCCTGGGAGAGCAGCGGCATCATCGATGTCTCCGCGCTCTACGGAAACACTCCGGGCACAGACTTCTTCTTCACCGTCCAGGCCCACGGGGTCAAGGGAGGCTCCATCGACGACCAGAACCTGGTCGAGGGTGGGCAGATCGTTGCCGCCTCTGCGGCTGCCCCGGCGGTGGAGGCGTTCATGACGCCCTCCGCTCCTGGTTATGCCGTCGAGTCCCTGTACACCATCGGTCAGAGCGTCGCGGGCTTCACGGCCACCGGCATCCCCGATGGCCTGGGCGCCTATCGGGTCGATGACGACACCATCCGCATCCTGATCAACAGCGAGATCGGCAACGACAAGGGCTACAGCTATCTGCTCGCCAGTGGGGCCGAGCTCAAGGGCGCACGCATCAACTTCATCGAGGTCAACAACGCCGGCCAGGTGGTCAGTGGCGGCCTCGCCTACGACACCATCTACGACCGCAACGGCGATCTCGTCACCGACGAGGCTCAGGTGCGCGGTCCCGGCATCTCGGTCGGTGGCCTGAACCGCTTCTGCTCCGCCAACCTGGTGGAAGCAAACACCTTCGGGCCCGGCAAGGGGGCCGCCGATCGCCTGTTCCTGCTGGGGGAGGAATTCACCAACGGCACCATGTGGATCCTCGATGTCAACGAGGGTGAGCTCTGGGCCGCTCCCGACCTGGCCTATGGCGGCTGGGAATCGGCCGCCATGGTCGACACCGGCAGCACCGACACCGTGGCCTACTTCCTCGGTGACGACGGTCCCGCCGGAGAAGGCGCTCCCCTCTATCTCTATGTCGGCACCAAGAAGGCCGATGGCAATGTCCTCGAGCGCAACGGCCTGGTGGGCGGCCAGCTCTTCTACTGGAAATCGACGACGGGCGTTCGCAATGAGGATGGCCTGGCAGAAGGTGGCACCGATGCAGGCACCTGGGTGGCCATCGATGCTCAGGATGTGAGCAAAGCCGGCCAGCCTGGCTACGACGACCAGGGCTACAAGCTCGCCCCCACCCTCCGCACCGAGGTGTTCAACGGGGGTGGCTTCATGGGCTACCGGGTGGAAGACGTGGATTTCAACCCCAACGACCCCAGCCAGATCGCCTTCAACACCACCGGTGGCGGGAAGAATGACAGGGCCGGTGATGACAAGTTCGGCTCGGTCTGGACTCTCGATGTCAGCTTCAATGCCGATGGCACCGCTCCGGCAACTGCTCTCCTCAAGCACCTCTACGACGGTGACGCTGCTGACAATCAGCAGCTGGGCGTACGCAGCCCGGACAACCTGGCCTGGTCCGCTGACGGCAAAATCTATGTCAATGAAGATCGCTCCACTCCCTTTGAGGGCAAGGAAGCCTCCATCTGGAAGGTGAATGCCACCTCCGGTGACGCCGAGCGCATCCTCGTCATGAACCGCGATGCCGCACTCCCCGCCGGCCAGACCGATACGGAAGCCGGCAGTCTCGGCGCCTGGGAGAGCAGCGGCATCATCGATGTCTCCGCGCTCTACGGAAACACTCCGGGCACAGACTTCTTCTTCACCGTCCAGGCCCACGGGGTCAAGGGAGGCTCCATCGACGACCAGAACCTGGTCGAGGGTGGGCAGATTCTGCGCGTCAGCAATCTGGCCCAGAACAGCGACGCCATCACCGGCATCGATGCCTACCAGGGGCCGGATGTCCCCTTCCTGCTCGATCTGGCTTCCACGGGCTTCAGCGCCGTGGCTGCCGAGGCCACAGCCTCCCGAGAGGCCGACTTCAGCTCTCGTGTCGGCTTCTACAGGGTTCTCAACGAGAATGGCGATGTTCGCGATGCTGTTTCGGGAGTCATCTACAAGCCCGGCGATGCCGGCTATGCAGCCGCTGCACTTGCAGAGAGCAACCGCGTCAGCGACACCGAGCTGTCGCGTGCCGATGATCAATCGGCCTCGGAAGCGATCGTGTTCAACGAGGTCAATCAGGGTCTCGTCGCCCTCTATGGCACCGTGCTGACCACGAACCAGACCTTCTTCAGCTTCGCTGCGGCGAATGACGATGGCTACAACCACTTCAAGTTTCTCGCCCCTAACAAGGTGGGCTTTGAAGATCTCTTCGGGGGTGGCGACAAGGATCACGACGACCTGATCGTCGATCTCATCTTCGATCTCATCTCCGGCTGA
- a CDS encoding GGDEF domain-containing protein: protein MPTKRATIAASVAERLRNLKPEDLELRFQPILQVRDPGCCALELLVRFRPPALAALGTGTVVHCAQDLDLVHRLDQIVLRRLGEVRQAWQNLGPLRERIPYISVNISAGSVATVQRQDALIALVRELRLDPALFRFELAETAAMEDLSGEGRQGSVSQRLMEELELRLLIDDFGSGLSNYRRLCEAWYDTIKLDLQLVQGIAASFRMQTFVGSLIQAVHGFGKTVVAEGVEQQRDLELLLRLGVDAVQGYLVAQPMRWHDLEPFLRQSPWLEPGCLAGLCERIRRSDAEIQTPLLHSSVGEPPLAPLPLERYVLQHWSSLRDFEEVMLCYLRELQSWGLDVMRLSFAFLPQQEDVDCHQFIWHVTRPGEVQSVRMQRDFLQTAQHLDSVLHHIATRAPIVRLPLGEGDSGGFAFLEELRQQGGSDYLGLRLASRGVSIPVLSICLRGSGHFDDARVEQIESLSNLLSLLFHAFECERVSRLALLDPLTELPNRRSFDSRIRAEAVAATTSGRPLALLLIDVDRFKRVNDGLGHAYGDACLSRVAGLLHQELPQPNCMVARLGGEEFGVVLADTSATQAAVVGEQMRHAVEEAAIKHPAPVNGRGLTISLGLVSWTPRPGSEVDLDALLQLADDCLYAAKHAGRNRLVRGVLDGVHTDPVH from the coding sequence ATGCCGACGAAGCGGGCGACGATCGCTGCCAGCGTGGCGGAACGCCTGCGAAACCTGAAGCCGGAGGATCTGGAGCTTCGCTTTCAGCCGATCCTGCAGGTGCGCGATCCCGGCTGCTGCGCCCTGGAGCTGCTGGTGCGCTTCCGTCCACCGGCACTGGCGGCACTGGGCACCGGGACCGTGGTGCACTGCGCGCAGGATCTGGATCTGGTGCATCGGCTCGATCAGATCGTGCTGAGGCGCCTGGGGGAGGTGCGACAGGCCTGGCAGAACCTTGGCCCCCTGCGTGAACGCATCCCCTACATCAGCGTCAACATCAGCGCCGGCTCCGTCGCCACGGTTCAGCGGCAGGACGCCTTGATCGCCCTGGTGCGCGAGCTGCGGCTGGATCCGGCACTGTTTCGCTTCGAACTGGCCGAAACAGCCGCAATGGAGGACCTGTCGGGTGAGGGCCGGCAGGGATCGGTCTCGCAGCGCCTGATGGAGGAACTGGAGCTGCGCCTGCTGATCGACGACTTCGGCTCAGGGCTCTCCAATTACCGCCGCCTCTGTGAAGCCTGGTACGACACCATCAAGCTGGATCTGCAGCTGGTGCAGGGCATCGCCGCCTCCTTCCGCATGCAGACCTTCGTGGGGTCACTGATTCAGGCGGTGCATGGCTTCGGCAAGACCGTGGTGGCCGAGGGGGTGGAGCAGCAGCGCGACCTGGAGCTGCTGCTGCGCCTGGGCGTGGATGCGGTCCAGGGCTATCTGGTGGCACAGCCCATGCGCTGGCACGACCTGGAGCCGTTCCTGCGACAGAGCCCCTGGCTCGAGCCAGGCTGCCTTGCCGGTCTGTGCGAGCGAATCCGGCGGTCCGATGCAGAGATCCAGACCCCGCTGCTGCACAGCTCCGTGGGCGAACCGCCCCTCGCACCGCTGCCGCTGGAACGCTATGTGCTGCAGCACTGGTCGAGTCTGCGCGACTTCGAAGAAGTGATGCTCTGCTATCTGCGTGAACTGCAGAGCTGGGGCCTGGATGTGATGCGCCTCTCCTTTGCCTTTCTGCCGCAACAGGAGGATGTGGATTGTCATCAGTTCATCTGGCATGTCACCAGACCCGGGGAGGTGCAGAGCGTGCGCATGCAGCGCGACTTTCTGCAGACGGCCCAGCATCTCGACAGCGTCCTGCACCACATCGCAACCCGCGCTCCGATCGTGCGCCTTCCACTGGGAGAAGGAGACAGCGGCGGCTTCGCCTTTCTGGAGGAATTGCGCCAGCAGGGTGGCAGCGACTATCTCGGCCTGCGCCTCGCCTCGCGCGGTGTTTCGATCCCGGTGCTCTCGATCTGCCTGCGCGGCTCCGGGCACTTCGATGATGCGCGGGTGGAGCAGATCGAGTCCCTCAGCAATCTTCTGAGCCTGCTGTTTCACGCCTTCGAGTGTGAACGGGTCAGCCGGCTCGCCCTGCTCGATCCCCTCACCGAGTTGCCGAACCGGCGCAGTTTCGATTCACGCATCCGTGCCGAGGCCGTCGCCGCCACCACGAGCGGCAGGCCCCTCGCGCTGCTGCTGATCGACGTGGATCGGTTCAAACGCGTCAACGATGGCCTCGGTCATGCCTATGGCGATGCCTGCCTGAGCCGTGTCGCCGGCCTGCTGCATCAGGAGCTGCCCCAGCCGAACTGCATGGTGGCCAGGCTGGGCGGCGAGGAGTTCGGCGTGGTGCTGGCGGACACCTCCGCGACACAGGCCGCCGTGGTCGGCGAGCAGATGCGCCATGCCGTGGAGGAAGCGGCCATCAAGCATCCGGCCCCCGTCAACGGCCGCGGGCTCACGATCAGCCTCGGGCTGGTCAGCTGGACACCCAGGCCCGGCAGCGAGGTGGATCTGGACGCCCTGCTGCAGCTGGCGGACGACTGCCTCTATGCCGCCAAACACGCGGGCCGCAACCGTCTGGTGCGCGGCGTGCTCGATGGCGTCCACACCGATCCAGTGCACTGA